The sequence below is a genomic window from Echeneis naucrates chromosome 13, fEcheNa1.1, whole genome shotgun sequence.
gtgcatgtgaATAGTGTGATATCCTGCTCCACACGATCTATTTGATTCCCTGGTAAACCAGCTCAGCCATCCCATCCCTGATGCCCTTGCTGTACTCGAGTGTGGCCCGGTGAACTTTCCATTCATACAGGCCGCTCTTGCGAATGTGTCTGAGGAACTTTGGAGCCCCAGGAAACAGCACATTGTCTGCCACAATCATAGAGCCTTTCCCCAGCAGACCAGAGCCCTCCAGCAgctgtaacacacaaacacacagtagcACGTAACCAGAGCAGGATCAACTCCAACTAAAGTAAATATCTTAGTATTGCATAAGAAACAGACTCCTTCAAATTCAAAATCCATCTTCATGTCTGCTGTAAATATTCATTGTGTACATCTACAATTAGTTCTTTAAGGCAGTTTTATCACTTTAAAAAGTTGGAAAAGAATAAGTATAAAGACCCTTTCATGTAATATATAGAGCCAAGGAGGGTCATGTGCAAAGGGACCGAACGTGTTGTCATGTTACAACACCAGATAATGCAGAAAGATCTTAAAAATTCTTGTATGAATTACACACTGGCACAGCTCAACTTGTTTATCTTATCTATTCATATTACTGGCTGGGCAGTCAGCTATCAGACTGAATTTTCATTCTTATTCTAGTTACCTGAAGGTCAGGGCAGTAAGATTTCTTCCAGTGATCCATGAAAACAAAATCCAGCCTTTCCAGGCCATAGTCAGCCCGCAGTCGAGGAATTACCTCATCAGATGGATTCACAATGAGCTCCACCTTGTGAACAAAGGTATAGTACTCTTCATATTCCATATTTGAAATGAATATTGTATTTGGGCTTATTTATTGATATACATTGAAATGTTGCATTTAGATCATATGCTTCTGCTGTCTCACCGTGTCATCATCGAACCCTGCCAGACGGATGATTTTCTCAGCAATTGCAGCATTTCTCTGGTCCATCTCGACACTATAGAGCCTGGCACCCAAGGGTAAAGCCCGGGCGATTCGCACTGTGCTATATCCACAGTGGGCCCCCAGCTCCAGCACTGTCAAAGGGCTTTGCTCCATCAGCAGCCGGTCCAGGATCTTCCCTACAATAAAATAGcaatatgaaaatgtatatctttttttttattttttatttattttttttgggggggataaTTTAGACTTTTAAATTGTGCTTCAAATAGACATAGACATAGTATTGGATGTTACTGAAATTATCTCCTCACCCTTCTTAGGCCCAATGTTACTGATGTACTCCACCTTGCTGCACCAAACATCAAAGGCCTCCAGGATGCTGTCAGGGTCCCCAGGGGTGGCATGAACGAGAACATACTGGTAGGCACGCTCCTCGCGACTCAGACCAGTAACACAGTCTCTCCAAATCCTGACCAGAACCGCCCGGTAGAACAGTACGAAGTAGTAACGGTACCTGATGATcagtgtgaggaggaggggaagaaaagccAGAGCGATAGCTGGAGACACCATCCTGGGCCATACAGACGCAGACTCATTAGTTAGTAATGGTTAATAACTGTATACCTATTGTATATGTTCATCTACCTCTTACTTCAGTAATTCCTACTAACTCACAAATTCGTCACCTGACATAAAGCTTCTTAAATTATTAAACAATCAGAGGTACCAATAATTAGAATAAAACTGCAAATACTCcccactgaaaaaagaaaagaagaaaaagtaataTGCATCACTGCTTAGCggcaaacaacaaaatttatattttcctgAAATTGTATGTTTAACAcataagaaacaaaaagagatcTACAAATAGAAGAGGCTATAGGCATTTGCATCAACACAAAGTCTGTCTTAATGCCCTGTGATAAACTTACAAACTCACCTGTTTCCAGAGAGGTTTTGTTGAGGCGAAGAACAAGTGCAGAAAGACAGGCGTGTGTGTAAGGGAGGGTAAGAGACCCAGAGGTATAAATAATTCATGCATCACGTGAAAGACAGTATATGTCCTTTAATTATTTCCAGTTAATGGCTGTTGAGGCTGGTGTCATTGTTATCTGCCAAATGTTTAAagcacagttttgtcttttttttgaaAAGTCAAGGatctttatttaaatgtagaggaaaaacaataaagagGAACAGAGACACAGGGAGGCTCTGCGAAAGACATTTGATATGTCAACTTAACATCAacaggtgtgtgtatgcatggaGTCCTGTTTCTTTTACTGAGTCATGATGGAAAGCCAGTTTATCAAATATTATCTTGTAAACCTTACACAATTTGAGTATTGTATGatcaaagtttatttaaataaaagaaaatcaacaaaatattcCGCtcctaaaaaaataataataataatcaaggACAGatccaaataaatgtttaaaaattcaaaaatagagaccaaatgtaaataatttattgtttggATCATATCCCATTTcttgtcctcctttttttcaGTGCTTCTTTTCTAACGTGACATGCAATCGTGCTTCCTGTGATGGATCATGTCCTTGTCTTTCCATGATTGCAGTCACTCATCTAACTACTGAGACCAGCTGCTGTGAAACACAATTATAAAATAggaatcaaagaaaaatgtaaatgtttaatgtGTATAAAAGTACTGTGATGAAAGTATAGTAcagaataagaaaatatttcatgataCAGGAATTACAACAATTATCCTGcttcatgtatgtatgtatgtaacatGTATCAGCAAAAAatttgaaaaccaaaacaatgtgGTTCTTCTATatacacaaatgtacacaaaatataaaagattACACAAATATTGCCATAGCTGGAAACTTTTGTGCCTAAATGCCTAATCATCTCTGCCTCTGCGCTGCTACTCTCTCTGTTTTATGGCAgttaataaaagtaaaaacattttcagaacaaaaaaccaacaacaatcaGTCTCAAATTTGTAAAACTTGAAAAACGAAAATCAAACTCACTCGAGGTAACTTAAACACGGTAAATATGGTGCAATGGTAAATGCCGTATCATAAAACCCATACCAATTTATCTATTCAGTATTATTTGGGAGCTTTTTGCTTCCTGATGTGGTAAATTCTCAGCATGTTGTGTATGTTGCTGTAATGGCACATGACCGCAAAACAATGTCGTATTCTACGCTTCTGGACATGTCTGTTTAAGGAGAGCTCTGATAAACTTTTTCAACTCTTTGTCTCCTCTGGTCCAACTCACCAGCCGAGTCAGCACCAGCCTTCCCTCTTCAGCCTGAGCCAGGCCCAAGAACCATCCACTCGGAACCCTGTTGCCCTCCTTGCCCCCCTTACCTATCTTTCCCTCCTCCAACTCCCTGTCTTCGTTTGCATGTGCAGAGTCTAATCCAGGACAAGTGCAGGTACCTCCCTCTTGCAGCCACAAAGCATTATGGGCCATGGCACCGCCGACCCCTTCTGCCCTGCCAGCATCACCCCCTGCCCACCTCAGGATGCGGCTGCGGGCCATGGGCACCAGCTGACGGTCCCCTCCTACTGTTGATATACTGTCCAGACGCATCTTAAATGCTGCAATGTGTAAAGAACATGATTGAACAGTCGTCATTTCaggaaaacacaatattttgtaGCCTTCATAAGCCATGTGATTTTATGCTTACCATATGGACTATGGCAAAAGTTTTCCTGGATATCAGTCTCTCCTTCAGCAGCCAGACTACAGGCATCACAGATTACACTCCCTGGGGGATGGTAAAGTGCTGATTAGATAACTATGTGCTCACTAAACAAAAATCTCAAAGGTAGTTTAGGATATCTGCTCCTGAGCAGAAACTGCAAGatcaaagcacaaaaacagatttaagaTAAAAGAAGatagcataaaaaaaaccccccacACATCTCTGTAATAGAAATCTAGTTATCAGAGCAACACAAGAAAACAGCCCAAAAATACAGAAGCCATAAAGTGGCTTTCAAAACATGTCTCAAAACCTTTGGTCATGTAGAAGAACTGGTACTGAGGCCTGGCTGATTGTAAACTGATGAGGCAGATCAGGATATTACAgagctgatgtgtgttttaataatgCATATTTCTAGTACTTCTGATCCTCTAAACCTCGAAAAACTAATATGATGGAGACACATTACAAattacaaaagacaaaacagatctCGCAAGCTGTCATTCCATGCTACTTATCAGCAGAAATAAGTACTGAGCCTGACATGTTAgtcaaaagataaaaatggcTAATGTGACGGCAAGGTGATCAGtgtgcaaaaatataaataatgggAGTAGTaactttgtggttttttttttcctttttgtgccAAACATTGAATAATTTTAAACCAGTTTGTAGAAGATTACAAGCTAAAAAAGCTCATTTAATCTTTTACTATCTATGTTTTTTAAGATCACATAAAAATGAACTTTCTCTTCGATATCTATTACTCAAATAAATCACAAGTATCTTAAAACTACAAGACCTGAGTTTTTAGCTAGCTGCACTATTAAAAAGTCGACTAAAGATGGAATGGGACAGTTTACCTGGAGCTCTACTTTCCTCAGATAGTGTGATGAGAAAaacgttttgtttttatttcaattgaAACAATTAGTGCGCTATTTAACTGAGCTGACTGACAGAATATTTTTCTACTCAGATTGTATTTGGCTAATCGATTAACCATTTAAATATTTCCTTTGTTCACgatcatttcacacatttaccaGTTCCAATGTCTCATTTGCAAACTTTTAACTCTAAGTGAGTAGTTTCCATTTTCCTCTTCCAGTTGTTTCACATAATTCAGATAGAAAATAATGAACACGCTGACGGacgatgaaaacaaacagttgtgGATCAGAAGTAAACCTGACGGACACCCTCGGCTCCATCAGCTGACCTTTCAGCGCCTCCTCGTGCTTCACCTCCTCCGCCGTCCTCGCGCTCTGCTCTCCGGTTGCCGGGATACAGAGCTCGGTTCCGCGCGGGAACCGGGAGCAGTTGAACATGTCGGGCCAGGGGAAGCCGAAGGCGCTCATGACGGGCACGCAGCCGTCCCGCACGGCCTCACACAGGCTCCTGCAGGGGCTGACCGGCCCGCTGAGCTCCGGCAGGCACACTGGGGCGAACAGCGAGCACAGGAACTTCTTGGTGTCCCGGTGGCAGAGCTTGGAGACGAGGGGCAGCCAGGCCGCCGACTGCTGCTGGGCCTCCCGCAGAGAGTCGTGGCCCAGCAGGTTGGGGATCCGCATGTGCCTGTAGCCGATCCCGTGACACAGAGTCAGGGTGCTGGGGACCGGCTTACACACCGACCGGAGCGACGAGCTGAACCCGAGCCGGGCGGGAGCCGCGCTGTCAGAGCCGCAGGAAGCTCCAAACAGCACGGCACaagtcagcagaaaaacagacatcGTTGTTGTTCCTGCGAGAGCAGACTTGAATCTACAAAGAGCGGCTCCAGCTGCCTGGACTTGACCGGCCTGTCTGTGTAAACAAAGAGGTGTGGAGGAAACAGGGGGGTTAATGAGAGGCCAGGCGCCTCCCAGTCATCCTCTTGCCCCACAGCGAGGGCAAGTCCAGTTTTACCCTGGAAACTTTGTGGCATGATGGGTCATTTTGCTTCCTATGAACCTGTGGCAGACACTACATGTGTTTGTTCTGAATAAAACAAGTGTAACCAAAAGCCATATTTTACTACCTCCAATTAACTTTACTGTCCTGGCAATATATGTTGGGTTTTCTAGTCAGCTTTTACTTCATTTGCTTAACGTTATAGCTGCCAGTCCACAAACCTAAAAGTAATGATAACAATGCAAAATAACTTTAATCGTGATTATCCTCAACATTAGTAAAAGTGACAATACAGCTCTCTCTAaagattgttttgtgtttgaatgaaattaataCTGAAACTGACGCTTTGAGGACTTCCTGGAAAAGGACTCAGAATAGGTTTCTGTTTTGGTGTGTAGTGTTTACCGCACTATGCTGTGAAATTAGTTATTAGAAAGAACTTGTGACTGTGTCAGAAAAGTATTGTGTGGTAGTCTGACATAATAATAGATCAGAGGGTGTCAGagtctctttcatttttctccagGGTGCCTGCCACATTTGCACTAACAAGtctcatcctgtttgtgtctccCGATGCTGTCTGTCAGTCATGCTGTGTCTCACTCAGCTTGGCTTTGGGCAAATATTCCAAAACAAAACCCGTGGAAGGAAAAACTACAACTACTAACAGTATACAGTTTTGGAAGAGGTctacaacaaaaaagaaattaatgaagTGCCAACCTAGaaaacgaagaagaagaagtgttgttgtgtattgtgtttgtgtttgtgtttcgtTTAATGGaccatgtgtttttgtggagtCTCCAGGTCTGAATCAACATATTTTGAGGCTAAGTAAAGTGGTCTGTTGTTTACTTTAGATCCCCATTAACCACTGTGTTGTAACATTTGCTCCTTTTACTGGCAATGAGGAATGTAGAAAAATACAATGAGGCAAATTTAGTGTCTTCCCTGTTTTTTTGGTGCATAAACCAGACAGCAACTGCCCTGCTCATGGCAGCCCGCCACCGTTCATATTCATTAACTTTTTAGAACAAGTAAATGGTAGAAGGCAAAAATGTGCACaagataaaaatggaaatttggGTATGAATGTCCACCAATCAATCATAAATAGTGAGGGGATGgattttgaaatattaaaaaaattgcccaaacctaaaaagaaaatctttattttatcgtttttttcagatttttgtttaaCCAAACACACTTTTATAGTCAAGGCCTACACTCTTTGCTAATCAGATGACAGGGTTACAGATGGCAACACAGGATGGCCTGATCCAAATAGCAGGAGTAAGGAAGTGGATTTAAATTGAAGTTTTCAGGGAGAGGACTGTGGGTTACCTCCTGCTCCTGAGCAAGTTGGTGCTGCAGCATTAAGCCCATTGACGTTATCTAACTCCACTactagtttatttattttaattgacatACATTAATACTGTATTTTAAACACAGCTCACTGGGCCCTACCCAATCACGTGACGAAGGCCGCGGCTGCGCCTCAAGTACCGGAAGTGGTCGCTGTGTTGTTGCACCACGGCTGCTGTCATGTGATAGCTTGACCGAGGAGGTGCTGTTGACAGTGGCTTCCTACGTTTGGATGAAGCCCTAACAAAATCCACGCAGGAAAATaagtgaatgttttttctgGTTGTTGGAGAGGACACCACACGGCTCCGTTTCTGACGAAGAGCAGGGAAGCCGGGGTTGTGTAGCTTCGGCCCTCGGACGCTGCCATGGGTTGCTGTTACAGCAGCGAGAACGAGACCGCAGAGCAGGTAGCTGTTAGCCGCTAGGTGGCTAAAACTGTCCCGATAAATACTGGATGGGCTATTATAGGAAAGCATATGTGATATCGTCGTATTCATAGAGGACGTTTTATACTTAAAATGCATT
It includes:
- the tomt gene encoding transmembrane O-methyltransferase homolog, whose product is MVSPAIALAFLPLLLTLIIRYRYYFVLFYRAVLVRIWRDCVTGLSREERAYQYVLVHATPGDPDSILEAFDVWCSKVEYISNIGPKKGKILDRLLMEQSPLTVLELGAHCGYSTVRIARALPLGARLYSVEMDQRNAAIAEKIIRLAGFDDDTVELIVNPSDEVIPRLRADYGLERLDFVFMDHWKKSYCPDLQLLEGSGLLGKGSMIVADNVLFPGAPKFLRHIRKSGLYEWKVHRATLEYSKGIRDGMAELVYQGIK
- the sfrp2l gene encoding secreted frizzled-related protein 2-like yields the protein MSVFLLTCAVLFGASCGSDSAAPARLGFSSSLRSVCKPVPSTLTLCHGIGYRHMRIPNLLGHDSLREAQQQSAAWLPLVSKLCHRDTKKFLCSLFAPVCLPELSGPVSPCRSLCEAVRDGCVPVMSAFGFPWPDMFNCSRFPRGTELCIPATGEQSARTAEEVKHEEALKGSVICDACSLAAEGETDIQENFCHSPYAFKMRLDSISTVGGDRQLVPMARSRILRWAGGDAGRAEGVGGAMAHNALWLQEGGTCTCPGLDSAHANEDRELEEGKIGKGGKEGNRVPSGWFLGLAQAEEGRLVLTRLVSWTRGDKELKKFIRALLKQTCPEA